Sequence from the Flavobacteriales bacterium genome:
CATCTGTACTTTCGCAGCTCAAAACAGAAAATCTGAGCCATGTCGAAAGGATTCTATAACGTACCCAAAGCCACCAACGAACCTGTTCTGAGCTATGCTCCCGGAAGCAAGGAGAAAGCTGAAGTTAAAAAGGCCCTTGAAGTGCTTCGCAGCAAGGAGATCGATGCCCCAATGATCATTGGCGGCAAGGAAGTTCGCACAGATGCCACGGTGCGCATGGCTCCTCCACACGACCATAAGCACACGTTGGGTCATTTCCACCGTGGAAATGCCGAGCATGTGAAAATGGCCATTGATGCAGCCATGGAGGCCAAAGAAAAATGGGCCAACTTGGGTTGGGAGCACCGTGCTTCCATCTTCCTTAAAGCTGCCGACCTTCTTGCCGGACCGTACCGCGCCAAGATGAATGCTGCTACTATGCTTGCTCAGAGCAAGAACATTTTTCAGGCAGAAATTGATGCTGTTTGTGAGTATGCCGATTTCCTCCGCTTCAATGTGGAGTTCATGACGGAGATCTACAAGCAGCAACCGCCCTACTCGCCTGCTCCAACTTGGAATCGTGTAGAGCAGCGTCCGCTTGAGGGCTTCATCTTCGCACTCACACCTTTCAACTTCACTTCCATTGCAGGTAACCTACCTGGCGCTCCTGCTTTAATGGGGAACACGGTTGTTTGGAAACCTGCCGATAGCCAGATCTACTCGGCTCAGATCATCATGGAGATCTTCAAGGAAGCAGGACTTCCCGATGGCGTTATCAACCTTGTTTATGTTTCAGGTCCAGTTGCAGGTGACGTCATTTTCAACCATCCCGATTTCGGTGGCATCCACTTCACGGGTTCTACAGGCGTGTTCCAGAACATCTGGAAAACCATTGGCGAGAACATTCACAAGTACAAAAGTTACCCTCGCATCGTTGGCGAAACAGGCGGCAAGGATTTCATCATCGCGCATCCATCCGCGAAAGCGAAAGAATTGGCCACGGCCATTGTGCGTGGTGCTTTCGAATTCCAAGGCCAGAAGTGTTCGGCTGCATCTCGCGTGTACGTTCCAAGCAACCTTTGGAACGAGGTTCGCGATTACGTGCTCACCGACCTCGAAACCTTCAAAATGGGTGTGGCGGAAGACTTCACCAATTTCATCAATGCCGTAATTGACGAAAAGGCGTTCGATAAGATCACAGGTTACATCGATCAAGCGAAGGCAGACGGCCAGAAGATCATTGCTGGTGGCAACTACGATAAGAGCAAAGGGTACTTCATTCAACCGACCATCATTCTTGCCGACAAGCCAGATTACACCACCATGTGTGAGGAGATCTTCGGCCCTGTGCTGACCATCTACGTTTACGATGAGAACAAATGGGAAGAAACCCTCGACCTTGTGGACAAGACCTCGCCTTATGCGCTCACAGGCGCCATCTTCAGTCAAGACCGCTACGCCATTGAGCACGGCATGAAGAAACTACAGAATTGTGCTGGCAACTTCTACATCAACGACAAGCCTACGGGTGCCGTTGTCGGGCAGCAGCCTTTTGGCGGGGCAAGAGGCTCTGGCACCAATGACAAGGCCGGTTCCATGATCAACCTGTTGCGTTGGGTTTCTCCACGCACCATTAAAGAGAATTTTGTTCCGCCAACGGATTACCGTTATCCTTTCTTGGCCGAAAGCTGAGATTGAACGATCGCCTGTTAAAAAAGCCGCCCAAGGACAATGATCTTTTCCTCGGGTGGTTTTAATTTTATGGTGATGAAAAAGTTCCGCTCCATCGTACTCAAGATCAAGCCTTACGCCAGCAACAAGTTCATTGTAACGCTTGCCATCTTCTTGGTCTGGATGACATTCTTTGATGAGAACAACTTCATTACGCTCGTTCAGAACCGAATGAAACTGGCCGAACTGGAAGCTGAAAAGGAGCACTACGTGAACGAGATCAAAGAAAGCGAGGAAGACCTCAAGCTCCTACAGAACGACAAGGAACTCTTGGAGAAATTCGCACGTGAAAAGTATCTCATGAAAAAGGAGAACGAGGAGATCTTCGTCTTTGCAGTAGAGGAATAGACCTCCCCAACCCCTCGTTCAAAGAAGGGGAATACCTACATTTCCACCATGGAATTATTGAAGCAACTCTGTGCCGTTCGCGCAGTAAGCGGTGACGAACGCGCCATGACCGATTTCGTTCTCCATTACATTAGCGAGGCCGAAAAGAACTGGAAGGTAAAACCGACCATTTTCGCTGGCGATGAGTTCCACGAGAACATCATTCTGGTTTTCGGTAACAAGCCTCGTACCGCCATTTTCGCGCATATGGACAGCATCGGATTCACCGTGCGCTACGGCAAACAATTGGTGAAGGTCGGTGGTCCAGTCACGAAAAAAGGATTTGAGTTGGTCGGTAACGATTCGCAAGGCGAGATAGATTGCAAACTGAAAGTGAACAAGGACACCAGCGAACTCAAGTACAAGTTCAATCGCAAGATCGACCGCGGGACAAACCTTTCGTTCAAACCTGATTTCCGCGAAACGGAAGATTCCGTTCAGTGCTGCTACATGGACAATCGCCTCGGGGTTTGGAATGCCCTGAAAGTGGCCGAAACACTGGAAGAAGGCATCATCGTTTTCAGCACGCGCGAAGAACATGGTGGCGGAGCCGTTTCCTACTTGGGTAAATTCATTCAAGAAAAATATGGTGTGCGCCAAGCACTCATTTCCGACATTACGTGGGTAACCGAAGGCGTACAACCAGGTCTGGGCGTGGCCATTTCCATGCGCGACCGCGGTCTACCGCGCAGAACCTACCTCAATCACATCATCGAAATTGCCAACCAAAGCGGCATTCCGTTTCAACTCGAAGTGGAAGGTGCTGGCGGCAGCGATGGTCTCGAACTTCAATCATCTCCTTTCCCTTGGGAATGGGTTTTCGTGGGCGCACCAGAGGATAATGTCCACACGCCAGATGAGATCGTCCACAAAAAGGACATTGAGGCGATGACCGCTTTATATAAGGTTTTGATGGAAAAGCTTTGATCAGCGATTGTCACCCTGAACTTGTTTCAGGGTCTGGTATGCGTTGGGTAGACCCTGAAACAAGTTCAGG
This genomic interval carries:
- the pruA gene encoding L-glutamate gamma-semialdehyde dehydrogenase, with amino-acid sequence MSKGFYNVPKATNEPVLSYAPGSKEKAEVKKALEVLRSKEIDAPMIIGGKEVRTDATVRMAPPHDHKHTLGHFHRGNAEHVKMAIDAAMEAKEKWANLGWEHRASIFLKAADLLAGPYRAKMNAATMLAQSKNIFQAEIDAVCEYADFLRFNVEFMTEIYKQQPPYSPAPTWNRVEQRPLEGFIFALTPFNFTSIAGNLPGAPALMGNTVVWKPADSQIYSAQIIMEIFKEAGLPDGVINLVYVSGPVAGDVIFNHPDFGGIHFTGSTGVFQNIWKTIGENIHKYKSYPRIVGETGGKDFIIAHPSAKAKELATAIVRGAFEFQGQKCSAASRVYVPSNLWNEVRDYVLTDLETFKMGVAEDFTNFINAVIDEKAFDKITGYIDQAKADGQKIIAGGNYDKSKGYFIQPTIILADKPDYTTMCEEIFGPVLTIYVYDENKWEETLDLVDKTSPYALTGAIFSQDRYAIEHGMKKLQNCAGNFYINDKPTGAVVGQQPFGGARGSGTNDKAGSMINLLRWVSPRTIKENFVPPTDYRYPFLAES
- a CDS encoding aminopeptidase; this translates as MELLKQLCAVRAVSGDERAMTDFVLHYISEAEKNWKVKPTIFAGDEFHENIILVFGNKPRTAIFAHMDSIGFTVRYGKQLVKVGGPVTKKGFELVGNDSQGEIDCKLKVNKDTSELKYKFNRKIDRGTNLSFKPDFRETEDSVQCCYMDNRLGVWNALKVAETLEEGIIVFSTREEHGGGAVSYLGKFIQEKYGVRQALISDITWVTEGVQPGLGVAISMRDRGLPRRTYLNHIIEIANQSGIPFQLEVEGAGGSDGLELQSSPFPWEWVFVGAPEDNVHTPDEIVHKKDIEAMTALYKVLMEKL
- a CDS encoding septum formation initiator family protein translates to MIFSSGGFNFMVMKKFRSIVLKIKPYASNKFIVTLAIFLVWMTFFDENNFITLVQNRMKLAELEAEKEHYVNEIKESEEDLKLLQNDKELLEKFAREKYLMKKENEEIFVFAVEE